From the Gossypium hirsutum isolate 1008001.06 chromosome A02, Gossypium_hirsutum_v2.1, whole genome shotgun sequence genome, the window gcactaagtgtgcgatttgactatgttgcactaagtgtgcgaaatgaatatgatgcactaagtgtgcgaattgaccatgcggcactaagtgtgcgagtttgactatgtagcactaagtgtgcgatttgattatgtagcactaagtgtgcgagttgattatatagcactgagtgtgcggactcgatatacattcgtgaatcattatggacactatgtgtgcgacactattgagtcgatcgcggacagcggatcgggtaagtgtcttgagtacatggctaataggtgctatgcttatacttggtgctgagctcggtaagtttgaacctatgtgacaaatatacttgaagtcacgtacataaaatttatcgtaggatgggtgaaaggccgtttagtcgtttgattgtaacgaaaataaattaatttatgaaaatgcttcaatgtcctattgatgagtatatggaatgtgaatgcatgaaattgaattgataggttggaggaactatggtatggttcggaatggatggagtaattagcctcgttccattttgttttctcttgtgataatgttattgatggatggtagtgcatagcttatgacttactgagttataaactcactcggtgtttccttgtcacccattataggttgcttggactcatctatttttgcgtggtcgggccgtcatcgaagtcatcacaccggatagcaagttttggtactttcttcttagttggcttagaagaacattttggcatgtataagctattacgttgtgtttgaactttggcatgtaaactttaagccatgcgaaaatggcacgaatgttcgattgagttggatcaagggtaggcataaaatgaacctagttactttcgtaacagatgctggcagcagcagtgtcatgagattgaaaaatcactaaaaatagtaggagtgaaattaattgatgaataaattatgtaagcgaagctcgatgagtctgttttcatgaggaagtaacgaaaagatcatatgggcagtatattaagagataatcagatttttgtgggacagggccagaacggtttctggattccctgctctgactttggaaattcattacaaattaaccagagataattaggggtcgtaccatatatgtacagattcctctctgagtctagttttcatagaaacaaacggcatcagtattgaagccccgtgcagggagatatttaagtcgtaatgggcaaaggtcagtgtagtcgacccctgcaacttgggagattttgactaataaactgtactaattggcccaaccaaaaattctagaaaaaaatacatagatgggcacatgagtctagtttctgggaaaaattacgaaactgattttcgagttacgaaactcaagatatgatttttaaaacgactagtacacagattgggcagtgtctggaaaataaattttataaggggttaaagtcagttaacacctcgtgttcgactccggtgtcggtttcgggttcggggtgttacatctcttGTGGACTTCGCCCCCCAAACTTTTTTGACTTAGGGAGATCCATCTTACGTTGCTTAGGAAATGAAACCAGCATCCCTTTTCCCACAATAGCTCCTCACAGAACAAGTTCACCCTTGAGCTCCTTATTATTTGCCATCATGGCCTcagtttcctccttcaaagccatgACCATCACTTCGAGAGCATCATCTCTCTTAGTTAGCTTCTTGATTTGATCATCCATAACAGTATTGAGGGTTGCTCTCATCGTACCCTGATTGGAAATAATAGTTTCTATCACAAAGTCCCTGAGCTGCTCTCTAATTGAGTCTAACTTATCAGTGCATCCCTCAAGTACTTCAAgtgtttctgtaacaccccaaacccagctttgttttagtgttttaaaaaaaccGTCGTTTGATaaggcttaaccaagtgaatggaagctgcgcaccaggtaggtatccaaaaatagaagaggtgagccatgaaggttgcttaagtaccaagctctttgaatggatccaatcctagacatgcccacaaccattgccacactttggtgcgaggttaggttttgagaaaaacgagttagaattcatttaagtagatatttttgataaatcgattaattgtatcgttgcgttattttgaaaacaattatcattttgaaaatgcggcctaagtctaacccattttggattgttatcagtaaaatatagggtataaaataaaataatcctagaaaaataattaaaatggccttattacaacccaaaaccaaataataatattaattaagataaaacttataaaaaaaataaaccggttacttattgcaattaaaagaaacagaaatagtagtgtggccatctttgagtccctcgcagctccaaaccatctaagcttagggattactgcacagttagaaacggggagagtttacaaaaactcagtgtgtaatccccaacaacaaacaaacagtgaataacacagtgtcaATACAatttgggccaaagccctattcagtaacagtacaatTTGGGCCTTAGCCTTTAAACAGTAGCAATATGGGCCTAAGACCTAATTcagtctcaacatatactgggccgaagccttttcataaatcatatcactgggccgaagccttttcataaattatttcactgggccgaagcctttattgtaaacggtatggcccataggcccatttcaataacacatgtaatgtcaatggatgtatgcaagcccatttcaatatcatatgaaataccaatgaatgtatgcaagcccatttagggagactacttgacccaccatccgctactctctacccgtaccaaccaacacaccatgtggagaatgattcaacccacccaaccaacacaccactggcagcatagctgctttatcatatatctggagggctagcctcttttaataactggggcaaagcccttttcaataaactggggcataagcccttttcggtaaactggggcataagcccttttcaataaactggggcataagctcttttgcacttcctccatccatataaaaaccaaacccaatgcaacatgtcatgtatgcagaatgtcatgcccatatttgaataaacaatcacagtcaagtcattcatatcaccaacatatattcacaatcaatccgtcaaccacacagtccaagtcagtcacttgcccacaagggcaaaaaaatcatttttcacattataagggtatttttctaattttaccaaatatcagggttttccatgttcattacaattatcaatatttccgagtgtttaaacaatgatctttaacccactttatcaaattcgggcttttgggcccaaaacccctaatgggccctacgaatgctgatttagcctactttacccaaattttacaacaatactaaccgtgttaatgtgcaacttttccaaattccattttctatcaattctacccaaatgggtctgaaagcccattgggcccaatttcagcccattgaggcccaacttaccatcgtgcacaaaattgagttcttacctgttccatcgatccaaacaccgatcttatagtatttatcgcatctatacccaaacgcaacattacaagttcccgaaataccagtattttagcatttcgactTCTCAGCAAATagtaatctaagctattacgagggttagtacacacctgttacgggttgaagttgaaacgtttccaaaatcaatcgcctacgataaccaccacctgtcactcaaacttaactaatccaatatcaatatatgtaaatcctaagcacatcagtcatacggatcATAAGGgaatattcgtcattttaccatacaggggcattacggtcactttaccctacaggggctttacgtctctttaccttacaggggctttacggtctttttacctattaggggtattttagtcatttcatcctacaagggtgtttttgtaaatctacaaaccaagggtatttcagtaattttgtaaaccaatggtatttccataatttttagaaagtcaagggtatttctataactttgtaaatcaggggtattttggtaattttacaaattgagggtatttcggtaatttcacaaactagtggtattttggtaattttacaaaataagggtattttggtaattttacaaattgagggtatttctgtaattttacaaaccaggggtattttagcaattttacagactagggtattttggtaattttactgatcgagggtattttggtaactttgtaaaccaagggtattttagtaattttgtaaatcgagggtaaaacagtaattctgtaaatcaagggtaaaacagtaattctataaatcgagggtaaaacgataattctgtaaatcgagggtaaaacgataattttataaatcaagggtactttggtaattttacaatttaagggcatttcagtaatttggtaaactaaattattctaaacagggataacaatacgaatgggcctaaagcctattctcggcccaaatgggcccacacgctcgtgtgacccttttagcccaaatctagccacaaatatgagattcacctagcctagtctaatatttactacacaatcaaacaacttatccaattgggcccataggcccattgggcccacatggcccctttcggcctatCGCGgctcgaagtagccatcctacagctagagtagcgagaaatacacacctgattggcgactggagttaatccaagctctgagcactcttagctgacacctaacccaaacgagcacgccatacagcgaaagggatcagccaagaaaaggtacatttactctcctcatggttccctctatttaaagccagcttcgcaaccactcttatgttagcttcccgatgtgggatccttccaacatcagagtttaaattcaacaccaactcttgccgcctcctgttagcaaaataaatgctccttgcttgccatgggattcgaacccatgcctcccctcagatgctccacatgctacttgccactaaaccacaaggctttttgtgtcatattttatccccaattaattataaggtctaaaggccaaagtccaggttcccttaaaaaaaccaaaataaattgcaagagccaaggcttgaatccaggctcctatacaaccttaatgacgccacaaccactagactacatgcttccttgtgtcatttatttaccacaataatttaaaaggccctcatccaagcaaccaagttttttttcacttaataccaaaatttttgctaaagcccaagtttaaacccaagatttctccaacgcttctcaaagccattaaccactaaagcaaacatttaattgcttcatttcattgcacaattaaatacctatatacaacctccttacggacccccactcaaggcccaatacttctaggcccaaattcagggtgttacaatttcctTCGTACTTCCCATGGTTTCCTTGAGATTGGTCACCTAACTTCAAAAGCCGACAACATATCCATAATATGCTATTTTCCTAGACCTCCCACAGGTCTCCACTGGGACATTCTACTTGTCTCTTCCTTTCGCCATCTCAATCAATGCCTTCAAAGACTAGCTTTAATACCAACTGTCATGGAGATAGATATTTAGTCTGACAAACCGTGCAACCTTAGACAATTTCTTGTGCTCAAATCTAGACTAAGTCGGTCTACTCTTGGAAAATGTTAATTCTTGaaaaaaattctctaaggcactAAAGCAAAGCAGAAGCGAACTCGAAAGGAAAAAGAAGCTATGAACGAACAAAAAGCTACAGAAAAATAGCTCttaccaagtgtttgagtaaacgCTCTCAATAGTATTCATTTACTTTGAAGGATTACAACTAAGTGAATACAAATGAGGAAGACGACCTTTATTCATAGTTGAGCACCCCTAAAACTAACAGTACAGATTGAGTTACATCAATGATCGAGATTAGAGTCTATCCATAATTAAGAGTTCTAAGAGATTTAAACTTTACACAATCTTATCTTGTTCAGATTTATACTATTTACCCTGGTAATTCTAGTTTTACTGAAGTGTTTCATTGGGCCATCAATGCTTCAAGTAGATGGACTTCTTTATATGTTCCACGTGTCCAGCCagtttatttaggttaaatgtgATCCATTGAAGAAGTTGACATCTATTGGACGTTTTGTGTGCAACGGTGGTAGACTATGATCTGCGGCCCGTGACACAACCACATTGTTCTAACTCAAGATAAAGACATTATATCTTAGAAATAATGTTACCTGATTATCCTAAACAATAGAGAGAGAACTATTAGTAAGACAATTTCTACTACTCGTCTTACCTTtaataactataattttttacaatttctaccAATTTTTCATACAAAACAACCTTACCACAAGATTTGTAATGCCAAACAAGTAATGCAATATCATAaacaaatgttaaaaaaaaattatttgatgtaCCAAAATAATGTCGATAAATTATTGTTTTATCTTTTGTCTTTTTACTATTCATTTTACAACCACAATAATCGCAATGATCGAGTGCAGTTTTATGACAAAGTATTCCTAATAAAATGTGGGACACATAATCGTAGCCTGCCGGATACAATCATAACAACCATTATTGAAGAGCCAATGTAACTGAACGTATAGTTGACCTTTTCTCtctccctaaatttatttttcaccatcGAGGAAGGAATCTATCAAAGGAATTGGAGCTTGAATCTCTCATACACCATTTGACACTGTTTTATTTGAAGCCTCATTGATGTCATCGAGAGGCTTTTCCATGGCGTTTATGGAAGGGTCATATTGTTGGATAACCAAAATGGATGAAGTAGTGGAGAAATCCGATGAGGCTAAATAGCTCCCGACATGACCTAGTTCAGGACAATCCGAACTCCTGTCCGACAAAGGCATTGCCGGAGACGTTCTTCCTACCAAAAACAGTGTAGAGTTGCTCATTGATCTCAAAGCTGCGATTACGTCTTCTCTGCTTCCCATTGCTATCGCTTCATGTTTTACAGACTCACTGCTTTTGCTTAAATTAAGGAACTCCGAGAAAATGTCGTTGTCTTTCTTGGATTCAGCTCCCACATCAGCCTTGGGATGATTAAGTGCCGTTTCAGGTTTGGGTGTAAATTTAATAAGGGTGAGCTTGATTCCAGGATGCTCAGCCATCCTCATTCCATATGCAAGTGCTTCACGATCATCTTGGCCGCCGAAGAAAGGAACCACCACTGAGTATGACACTTCACTGGCGACGACTTGGGTGGTGCCACCCAGGCCACGGTCTACAAGGATTCCGACCGAGCAAGGGGCATGTCGGAGGACGCGTTGGTTGACTAGATGGAATGAGTGTCCTAAAGATTCCATTGTTCCATCTACTCTTTGGTGCTTATGGAATGGTATGATAATCAAGGCAGCTCGTTTTCGGTCCGCACTGGTGCAAATATCCTCATGTATGCTATTCAATGGTGAGATTGCAGTCATCGGGCGGATAACGACGCTTCTTAGCTGCTGATAGGCCTCGAATGCAATCACCATATGATTTTGATCCCCAGGTTTCTTGTTCCAAAAGGGTAGTCCATTTTTGCGCGCCTTGTGGATCATTGAAATGGCCGATGATCGTTCAGAGAGTTCCATAAGATGCATAGCGTATATGCAGAGTTGTCCCTTCTTCCTCGTCCCTCGAGAGGATTCAATCAGATTGATCAGCGTTGGGATGTTACGAGTACTATGGAAACATGCCAGGACTCGAAGTTCGCTATCGAGGTCTTGTCGCTGAATCCTTCGATTTTTGTAGGGCTTTCCCTTTCTAGCAGGCTTGTATACCGCCATCACAATCGGTGTTGTGATGAAGGTTGTAAATAATGCCATTAGAACTAAGATAGCGAAAGTTTGGTCGTTTAGCACCTGCGATCGAACAATGCGCACCTTTAGCTGCATTCGAGATAATTTAATACCTATGTTGCGGACATTTTCAAGACACTaatttcgaatatatatattacctTGCGGTCCTTGCCGATATTGAGAACAATGAGTTCCACCAGGCCTTTAGTGTTCATGAGGACTCCAAGTGCCAAAGCTTCGATGAAAGGTACCTTGAACAGCATTGCTAAAACAACCGTGCCAACAATCTTCCCGAAACAAGCAGTGAATATAACAAGCACTAGCAAACCCCATGATTGGGCACCTTCTATAGTAGCAACATTGGTTTTCAACCCACTAGATGCAAAGTAAAGAGGCAAGAAAAGCCCCGAAACTAGATCTTCGATCTTTTCTATCAACACGCCAGCAAAAGGACCGTCTTTCGGTATTATTATGCCGACCACAAAAGCCCCAAAGAGTGCATGAATGCCTATTATATCCGTGATTAAACCTGCAGCCAGTACTATTGATAGTGTAATACAAATGTACAGCTCCTTCACTGGCTCGCCCTCGGGGGATCGCCTAGCCATCACTGAAAGTATCGGTTTCAATACAAAAATGGAAAACACAATGAAAGCTGTTCCACAAAGCAGCACCCATACGGAGACAAGATAAGAGCTATCGGATCCCGAGAGTGCAATAGCGAGTGCAAGAAGTATCCAGGCAACGACGTCATTGACAGCTGCTGCGGACATTGCAATCCGCCCCACATCAGTTGTTAGAAGCTTGAGTTCGGCAAGAATACGAGCGAGGACCGGAAAGGCCGTTATAGAGAGAGCAACCCCCATGAAAACAAGGAAAACTATGTTGCTAACTCCTTTGTTCACGGTGGAACGAAGAACAACCGATGCACCAATGCCTAAAATAAATGGAAGACTGATCCCTGCA encodes:
- the LOC107951978 gene encoding cation/H(+) antiporter 19 gives rise to the protein MATNAAPIAPVCSAPMKATSNGAFQKENPLDFALPLLIVQIILVVSFTRLLAFLLRPLRQPRVIAEIIGGILLGPSALGRHQKFLDIIFPKKSMTVLDTLANIGLLYFLFLVGLELDIRAIRRTGTNSLIIAVAGISLPFILGIGASVVLRSTVNKGVSNIVFLVFMGVALSITAFPVLARILAELKLLTTDVGRIAMSAAAVNDVVAWILLALAIALSGSDSSYLVSVWVLLCGTAFIVFSIFVLKPILSVMARRSPEGEPVKELYICITLSIVLAAGLITDIIGIHALFGAFVVGIIIPKDGPFAGVLIEKIEDLVSGLFLPLYFASSGLKTNVATIEGAQSWGLLVLVIFTACFGKIVGTVVLAMLFKVPFIEALALGVLMNTKGLVELIVLNIGKDRKVLNDQTFAILVLMALFTTFITTPIVMAVYKPARKGKPYKNRRIQRQDLDSELRVLACFHSTRNIPTLINLIESSRGTRKKGQLCIYAMHLMELSERSSAISMIHKARKNGLPFWNKKPGDQNHMVIAFEAYQQLRSVVIRPMTAISPLNSIHEDICTSADRKRAALIIIPFHKHQRVDGTMESLGHSFHLVNQRVLRHAPCSVGILVDRGLGGTTQVVASEVSYSVVVPFFGGQDDREALAYGMRMAEHPGIKLTLIKFTPKPETALNHPKADVGAESKKDNDIFSEFLNLSKSSESVKHEAIAMGSREDVIAALRSMSNSTLFLVGRTSPAMPLSDRSSDCPELGHVGSYLASSDFSTTSSILVIQQYDPSINAMEKPLDDINEASNKTVSNGV